The Paenibacillus beijingensis nucleotide sequence CTGGAAATCTTCGGGATATTTCTGCCGCTGCTTTATCACGGGATTTACGGTCTTTATGTGGCGTACCAGTCCAACTGGAACAACAGCCGCTTCGCTTACGGCCGCAACTGGGCGTTTACGCTGCAGCGGATTACGGGGATCATCACCTTCATCTTTTTGATCTGGCACATTTTCGATACGCGCTTTCAAGTTGCCGTCGGCAATTTGACGCATGAGCAGCTCGGCGCCCATATGCACGACATTTTCACCAATCCGGTGACGGTTGTCCTGTACTGCATCGGCGTTCTTTCGGCCGTGTTCCATTTCAGCAACGGCATGTGGTCGTTTCTTGTAAGCTGGGGCATTACGGTAGGACCGCGCGCGCAGCGGATTTCTTCTTATATCTGGATGGCGGTGTTTGTTCTCGTATCGGCGCTGTTCCTGCTTTCGCTTGCGGCGTTTACGGGAAGCGATTTCGCGGAGACGGCATCGTCTGTTACCGCTTTCATTCCGATCGGCTAACAGAAAGAGGCGGCTTACGCTTTCGAAGTGTTTTTGCATTCGCAAAAACTAAGCTTATGCTTTCGAAGTGTTTTTGCATTCGCAAAAACTTAAGGAGGATATCGAGATGGCAAAAAATAATATTATCGTCGTCGGAGGCGGTCTCGCAGGCTTGATGGCGACTGTCAAAGCGGCGGAAGCGGGCGTACACGTCGATTTGTTCTCCCTTGTCCCGGTCAAGCGCTCCCACTCCGTATGCGCGCAGGGCGGCATTAACGGGGCGGTGAATACGAAAGGGGAAGGCGACTCTCCTTGGCTTCATTTTGACGATACGGTATACGGGGGCGACTTCCTTGCGAACCAGCCGCCGGTCAAAGCGATGTGCGACGCGGCGCCCGGAATCATTCACCTGATGGACCGGATGGGCGTCATGTTCAGCCGCACGCCGGAAGGCCTGCTTGATTTCCGCCGGTTCGGCGGCACGAA carries:
- a CDS encoding succinate dehydrogenase cytochrome b558 subunit codes for the protein MTGNSYFARKFHSLLGVIPLGLFIIEHAITNYTAFEGGPEGFEASVKFLNGLPLVWFLEIFGIFLPLLYHGIYGLYVAYQSNWNNSRFAYGRNWAFTLQRITGIITFIFLIWHIFDTRFQVAVGNLTHEQLGAHMHDIFTNPVTVVLYCIGVLSAVFHFSNGMWSFLVSWGITVGPRAQRISSYIWMAVFVLVSALFLLSLAAFTGSDFAETASSVTAFIPIG